In Stanieria sp. NIES-3757, the DNA window TAAGGCTTCAATGGGTTTTTCTTCCAAATTTTGCCGTAAAAAAGAGCTATTTGCCGTATTTTCCAATAAACGACGAATTAAATAAGCCATCCCTGGTAATAGATTACCGTAGGGACAATAAACTCTAACTCGATTCCCTCGTTTAACTAAAGCTTTTGCTAATTTATCTCCCATGCCGTATAGAACCTGCATCTCAAACCGACGGGCAGGAATTTGCAGAGTTTCAGCGATCGCACAAGCTAAGGCTTGGGAACGAACGTTATGACTACCAATAGCTGCATATAAATATTCGTGATTTTCGAGCAATAAACGGGTCATTCGTTCAAAATTGAGATCTGTTTCTGCTTTATCGTTATAAACTGGTTGTTGCCAATGATTTTGTAAGGATTTGATGGTTTCCTGATCCCAATAAGCCCCTTTTACTAATCTCACCGTTACGGGATTACCCCGTTGTTTTGCCCAAGCAATTAAATCCTCTAAATCTTGATAAGAATCACGCAAATATGCCTGTAAAGTAACACCTAAATCGGTGCGATCACGAAATTCTTCTTCTACTAATAATTCTTTTAAAATTGCTAAAGTTAAATCTTTATAAATATACTGTTCCATATCAAAATGGATCGCAGCACCCAACTCTTGGGCTTTTCGTAATAAAATTCTAATGCGATCGCAAACCCTAGCTTTACTACCTTCAGGATCGAGAGGATCGAATTGGGAATAAAAAGCTGTCAACTTAACCGATACTTGTACTTGAGAAATTTCTTCTCCCTCAGCTAGATCTATGCCTGGTTGTCGCGTCCAAGTTTTGGCTTGTTGAGATAACTGTTCAATTAATTCGATATATCTATCTAAATAAGATTGTGCCTCAGCTTCAGTAATTACTGCTTCCCCTAATAAATCTATCGTAAACGCCATACCTTCTTTCCGCAGACGTTCGATAGTTTTAATTACTTCATTAATATTTTCCCCAGCAATATATTTATAAGCTAGAGTTTCTACAGCCTTAGTAATGGTAACAGCAGCAGTCTGGGCTGGAAAAGAATTAGGATCGGTAAAATTAAGAATACCTTTTAATGCCGAGGGTAACTCAACTGACTCATCTCCTAAATATTGTTGCAAATGACGGGCTACTTCTGCTTTACTTTGTAGAGCAGGAATTGTATCGATAAAGCGGAACAATTGCACTCGCAAACCAGGATTACTCATTGCCCAGTCAAGGAGTTTATCATCCCAACGCATTCCCTCCCGCATTTGGGCAAAAATGTTACCTTTTTCTCTAGTAACTTTGATTAATTCCCTAGCAATTTCCTGGGTTTTCGCTTCGTAGCGTTGGTCGGTATTAGTTTGAACAACCACAGTTAGCAGACTCCTGTACTGGTTAATGCCTTTTTGGCAACCTTCGATTATAACTTTTTCCCTCAATTAAAATTTAACGTAAAAGTCAGGAATAGTTAACTTTTGATAGCTATTTTTTTCCACCTAAATTACAAATAATTAATCACAACAATTTTAAGTAATACCATTGTCTAATTCAGTTATTATTAATCTCTCGTTTCTTTTAGCACAACCAACAGGAATAAGTACTTATGCAGCTAATCTAATTCCTTATTTGCGCCCACTCGATCCTCTTTTATTAACCGCTAAACCCATTGAAGCATTTAATTGTTATCCAATTCCTCATAATTTAACTCCTGCGGAAGGTAGTATTGGTCATTTTCGTCGTTTAGTTTGGACTCAATTTTTCTTACCCAAAATTTATCAAAAACTTCAAGCAAATCTACTGTTTTCTCCTGTTACAGAAGCACCTATTTATTCACGATGTCGCTATGTGGTAATGTGTCACGATTTGATTCCTTTGCGTTTTCCTAAAGCTACTTCTCCCTTAACAAATTATTTTCGTTACCTTGTTCCTCAAATTTTAAAACAAGCAGAACATATTATTTGTAATTCTCAAGCTACAGCTAAAGACCTTACTGATTTTTATGGGATTTCTCCTCAAAAAATAACTCCAATTCTTCTTGGTTATGATGTTAATAATTTTTTTCAATTATCACCAGATAAATTAGCGAAAACACCTCAAAGCTCATCTTATTTTCTGTATCTTGGTCGTCACGATCCTTATAAAAATTTGCATCGTCTCATTGAAGCTTTTGCCAAACTACCACAGTGTAAAGATTATCAATTATGGTTAGCAGGTTCTGCCGATTCCCGTTATACACCTCAATTAAAACAACAAGCAACAGAATTAGGAATTAGCGAACAAATTAAATTTCTTAACTATGTTTCTTATCAAGAATTACCAATTATAATTAATAGAGCGATCGCTTTGGTTTTTCCCACTTTATGGGAAGGTTTTGGTCTGCCTGCTTTAGAAGCAATGGCTTGTGGAACTCCTGTAATTACTTCCAATTTAGCTTCTTTACCAGAAATAACTGGAGATGCTGCGATTTTAATTAATCCTTATCAAGTCCAAGAAATTACAGCAGCTATGTCGGAAATTGCCACCAATTATCAATTGCGATCGCATTTAAGTGGCTTGAGTTTAATCCAAGCTAGTAAATTTAGTTGGCAAAAAACAGCCGAGACAACTCGACAAGTTTTAGCCAAATACTATTAAATAAAACCTATATTTCAGATTCCTCAGTAGTTTCTAATTCTTGAAGTAAAGCATGAATTTTTTCTACTTCTTTAGTCTTACCTTGAATTTGATACAATTTTAAAGCTTGATTAAAAGCACTAATTGCTTCATCGGTTCTTTCTCGTGCTTGCAGAGACATTCCCAAATAATAATAAGCATCAGGATTTTTAGGATCGATTTCTGCTAAACGACGATAGGCAATAATTGCTTGTAAATAATCTTGTTCGTTAAAATAAATTTTGCCAATTTCTTGTTGTGCTTCTATCAAATCGGGCTTCAAAATTAATGCTTGATAATAAGCTTTTAATGCTCCTTCTCCATCCCCTTGTAACTGTAAAACTTTACCAATTTTGAGATGAATCAAAGCATTATGTGGTTCTAATTGTTCGGCTGTTTGTAAAGCTTGTAAACCAGTTTTTAATTCTCCCTGGTAAAGTAAAACTATCGCTAATTGTAATTGTAAATCACTACTGCGAGGAAACTTTTTTGTAGCTGTTTGTAAAAAATCAAGTGCTTCTTCATATCTTTCTTGCTTAATCAAAGCAGTTGACATAATTTGATAAGCTTCTTGATTATCTGGTTTAAGAGTTAGAATTCGATAATAAGTATCAATAACTCTTTCATATTCTCCCTGACGCAGCAAAACTACACCCAATCCAAGATAATTATTAATATTACCAGAATCAAGCGCGATCGCTTGTTGATAAGCTGCTGCTGCTTTCACATTATCTCCAGCATTAGCCCAACTGTAACCTAAAGCATAATAAAATTCCGCATTACTCGGTTCAATCGTCACTGCTTGTTGGTAAGCTGCTGCTGCTGCTATATAATTATTTTGGAGAGCTTGAAGATAACCAATTCCTGAAAAAATTCTGGCATTACTTTTGTCTAAATTAGCTGCTTGTTGATAATTAGCTAAAGCCTTAGCATAATCTCCTGCATTCAGATATTCTTTCCCTTGACGCAACAAATCTTCAAGTTGTTGGTTAGTTGCTTGACCAATTACCACAGAATTAGTTTGAGCAGCTACAGGAAAAACGATTGTTACCCCAGTCAATAATAAACTGCCCATCATAGACAACAAGACTTGACGCAGCATCCCATCACACCATAACTAAATAATCGATCTTAGTTTAATCTTTAAATCAAAAACAAATCATTATATAAAAAGAACGACCGCCCTTTTTCTGGTTTAATGGCGATCGCTATTTTTCTTATTAAGCAAAATTACTTATTTTTTGCCCCAAGCAGAACACTAAAATGTCAAATTGATTCGTTTGGCTTCAGATCATAAAAATTTAATTTATAGTTAACGGTAACGCTTTTTCCTTCTAGCAACTGCTTTACGTTTACGTTTTTCTATCGGAGTTTCAAAATGGCGACGACGTTTAATATCGGCAAAAATTCCTGCTTTTGATACCTGACGTTTGAATCGACGTAATGCTGATTCTATATTTTCATTTTGTCCAACAACCACTTGGGTCATTAAATATCATCCTCCTAATGTTTTAATGTAATAGTTTAGTTGATGTGGTTCAAAACCCTCTGATTAATTTTTCCCATCAGCCCGAACTATCAGGCTAACAATTAATAGGGATAGAGATTTTAGTATTAAAACCTGTTATGGCGTAGATTATCCCCATCCTACACTACAACCTTTCAATCGTACCATCTTTAATTAATATTTAGTGTAAAAAGTGTCGAACTCCAGTCAACACCATGACTATACCTAATTCATTAGCAGCAGCAATTGAATCTTTGTCTCGAATTGAACCACCTGGTTGAATAATCGCACTAATTCCTGCTTCAGCAGCAGTACGAACTGAATCATCAAACGGAAAAAAACCATCGCTAGCGAGTACGCCACCTCTAGCTGAATTTCCTGCTTGTTCGAGAGCAATTTTTACCGAACCAACTCGATTCATTTGTCCTGCACCAATACCCAAACTAACCCCGTCTTTAGTTATCACGATCGCGTTAGATTTTACGTGTTTGACCACTTTCCAGGCAAATAACATCTCTGCCTTTTGTTCTGAGGTAGGTTTTTTTTCTGTAACTACTTCCCAATTAGCAGGATTTTCAATTTGATCGTCACTAGCTTGAACTAATAAACCACCTGCGATCGCTTTAAGCGTCTGTTTTGGACCAACAGCTAAATCTGGTAACAGTAAAACTCTAACCTTGCCTTTGTTTTTGAGAATTGCTTCTGCTTCAGGATCGCAGCCAGGTGCAACTACACATTCTAAAAAAGTTTTAGTTAATTCCGTAGCGGTGGAAGCATCAATTGACTGATTGAGAGCGACAATTCCCCCAAAAGCCGAGACAGAATCGGCATTAAATGCCTTTTGATAAGCTTCGACTAAACTATTACCAACTGCTACTCCACAAGGATTAGTATGTTTTAAAACCGCTGCTGCTGGTTGTTGAGCATCAAATTCAGCAATAATCCGTCTCGCTGCTTCTAAATCAACCAAATTATTATAACTGAGTTCTTTTCCCTGCAATTTCGTTGCCGAAGTCCATCCTGTAGCTACACTACTTGTCTGATACCATGCAGCAGGTTGATGGGGATTTTCTCCGTAGCGTAAGATTTGTAGTTTTTTACCCGAAATAGCATAGTGATCGGATGACTCTTCTTCACTTTCTAAACTCGCAAAATAAGCGGAAATTGCCGAATCATAAGCCTGGGTATGAGCAAAAGCTTTACCTGCCATCTTTTGACGAAATTCTAGCGATATCTTACCTTGAGAATTACGCAATTGAGTCAAATACTCTTGATATTGTCCTGGCTCGCATAAAACTGTTAAATAAGCAAAGTTTTTGGCTGCTGCACGTAGCATTGCTGGACCACCAATATCAATCTGTTCAATGGCTTCTGCTACAGTAACATTCGGTCGAGCAATAGTTTCTTCAAAAGGATAAAGATTAACTACTACTAAATCTAGGGGACGAATTTGGTTAGCTTCAAGATCGTTATGGTCTTCAGGTAAGTCTGGTCTAGCTAAGATACCTCCATGAATACGAGGATGTAATGTTTTGACTCGACCACCTAAAATTTCTGGTGAACCAGTATAATCGCTGACTTTAGTAACCGATAAACCAGCTTCCTGTAAAGTTTTAGCCGTACCACCGCTACTAATTAATTCAAACTCAAATTCTTCTACTAGCTGTTGTGCTAATTCCACAATTCCAGTTTTATCAGATACGCTTAGTAATGCTAAACGCCCCATAGGTAATCTCTCCCGTAAAATCCAATCTCAATTTTTGCAGCACAATTATTATGCCTGCTTTCCAGCAATTTTTTTTAAACTCCGCCAATTAATCATCAAGATAAAAATTG includes these proteins:
- a CDS encoding glycosyl transferase group 1, producing MSNSVIINLSFLLAQPTGISTYAANLIPYLRPLDPLLLTAKPIEAFNCYPIPHNLTPAEGSIGHFRRLVWTQFFLPKIYQKLQANLLFSPVTEAPIYSRCRYVVMCHDLIPLRFPKATSPLTNYFRYLVPQILKQAEHIICNSQATAKDLTDFYGISPQKITPILLGYDVNNFFQLSPDKLAKTPQSSSYFLYLGRHDPYKNLHRLIEAFAKLPQCKDYQLWLAGSADSRYTPQLKQQATELGISEQIKFLNYVSYQELPIIINRAIALVFPTLWEGFGLPALEAMACGTPVITSNLASLPEITGDAAILINPYQVQEITAAMSEIATNYQLRSHLSGLSLIQASKFSWQKTAETTRQVLAKYY
- a CDS encoding Tetratricopeptide TPR_2 repeat protein; its protein translation is MLRQVLLSMMGSLLLTGVTIVFPVAAQTNSVVIGQATNQQLEDLLRQGKEYLNAGDYAKALANYQQAANLDKSNARIFSGIGYLQALQNNYIAAAAAYQQAVTIEPSNAEFYYALGYSWANAGDNVKAAAAYQQAIALDSGNINNYLGLGVVLLRQGEYERVIDTYYRILTLKPDNQEAYQIMSTALIKQERYEEALDFLQTATKKFPRSSDLQLQLAIVLLYQGELKTGLQALQTAEQLEPHNALIHLKIGKVLQLQGDGEGALKAYYQALILKPDLIEAQQEIGKIYFNEQDYLQAIIAYRRLAEIDPKNPDAYYYLGMSLQARERTDEAISAFNQALKLYQIQGKTKEVEKIHALLQELETTEESEI
- the rpsU_2 gene encoding ribosomal protein S21, with product MTQVVVGQNENIESALRRFKRQVSKAGIFADIKRRRHFETPIEKRKRKAVARRKKRYR
- a CDS encoding phosphoribosylaminoimidazolecarboxamide formyltransferase/IMP cyclohydrolase, whose amino-acid sequence is MGRLALLSVSDKTGIVELAQQLVEEFEFELISSGGTAKTLQEAGLSVTKVSDYTGSPEILGGRVKTLHPRIHGGILARPDLPEDHNDLEANQIRPLDLVVVNLYPFEETIARPNVTVAEAIEQIDIGGPAMLRAAAKNFAYLTVLCEPGQYQEYLTQLRNSQGKISLEFRQKMAGKAFAHTQAYDSAISAYFASLESEEESSDHYAISGKKLQILRYGENPHQPAAWYQTSSVATGWTSATKLQGKELSYNNLVDLEAARRIIAEFDAQQPAAAVLKHTNPCGVAVGNSLVEAYQKAFNADSVSAFGGIVALNQSIDASTATELTKTFLECVVAPGCDPEAEAILKNKGKVRVLLLPDLAVGPKQTLKAIAGGLLVQASDDQIENPANWEVVTEKKPTSEQKAEMLFAWKVVKHVKSNAIVITKDGVSLGIGAGQMNRVGSVKIALEQAGNSARGGVLASDGFFPFDDSVRTAAEAGISAIIQPGGSIRDKDSIAAANELGIVMVLTGVRHFLH